A genome region from Erinaceus europaeus unplaced genomic scaffold, mEriEur2.1 scaffold_722, whole genome shotgun sequence includes the following:
- the LOC103128146 gene encoding myeloid zinc finger 1, which yields MRPTALGFPHCSPPEDEGPVLVKLEDSEEEGESAPWDPGPEAACRDFWHFRYEEAAGPREALARLRELCRRWLRPELRSKEQMLELLVLEQFLGALPPEIQAWAREQRPGSPEEAAALVEGLRREPGGPRRWVTVRVQGREVLSEDVGPSDVQALHQSEPASPEPGPETPPGATLESPLGLPVREKPTVTEDPDSLDTGGLASTDMATLLPEEAQASQMALDQTSMHETEPGGHLWREHPGALWEEDAGDIFSSGEQHEGMPVPPVPASAALTSAPHHLCPSLTLQPLSCHPHPGPWSARPEPHDHTLPSARHPGFPDSRPAPQVWGAAWI from the exons ATGAGGCCCACAGCACTGGGGTTCCCCCACTGCTCTCCCCCAGAAGATGAGGGACCTGTGCTGGTGAAGCTGGAGGATTCGGAGGAGGAGGGCGAATCTGCTCCCTGGGACCCCGGCCCAGAGGCTGCGTGTCGGGACTTTTGGCACTTCCGCTATGAAGAAGCCGCGGGGCCCCGGGAGGCCCTGGCCCGGCTGCGGGAGCTGTGCCGCCGCTGGCTGCGCCCCGAGCTGCGCTCCAAGGAGCAGATGCTGGAGCTGCTGGTGCTGGAGCAGTTCCTGGGCGCCCTGCCGCCCGAGATCCAGGCCTGGGCGCGGGAGCAGCGGCCCGGCAGCCCCGAGGAGGCCGCCGCCCTGGTGGAAGGGCTGCGCCGAGAGCCAGGAGGGCCCCGGAGATGG GTCACAGTCCGAGTGCAGGGCCGAGAGGTTCTGTCAGAGGACGTGGGGCCCTCCGACGTGCAGGCCCTACACCAGAGCGAGCCTGCCAGCCCAGAACCAGGACCTGAGACGCCTCCTGGAGCCACGCTGGAGTCCCCTCTGGGCCTGCCAGTGAGAGAGAAGCCCACAGTCACAGAGGACCCAG ACTCTCTAGACACCGGGGGCCTGGCCAGCACTGACATGGCGACACTCCTGCCCGAGGAGGCCCAG GCCAGCCAGATGGCACTGGACCAGACCTCAATGCATGAGACGGAGCCTGGGGGACACCTATGGAGGGAGCACCCTGGGGCCCTGTGGGAGGAGGATGCTGGAGACATCTTCTCCTCAG GTGAGCAGCATGAGGGCATGCCTGTCCCGCCTGTTCCAGCCTCTGCAGCCCTCACCTCCGCACCTCACCACCTCTGCCCTTCATTGACCCTGCAGCCCCTCAgctgccacccccaccctgggCCCTGGAGTGCAAGGCCTGAGCCACATGACCACACCCTCCCCAGCGCCCGGCATCCTGGGTTCCCAGACTCTAGGCCAGCACCCCAAGTATGGGGGGCAGCTTGGATCTAG